The Candidatus Eisenbacteria bacterium DNA segment GGTCGGCATCGAGCCGTTCACGCCGATCGAGCAGGCGTACCCGCTCGTCTTCCTGTGCAGCGACGCCGCGGCGGCGATCACGGGAACCATCGTGAACTCCGATGCCGGCTGGCTCAGCTCGGCGATCACCAGGTCGTTCCCGGGCGGAACGTTCTTCGCGAAGATCCTGCTCGGCCGATCCCTGTGGGCTCGTCTCATACGCGACGTGGCCACGAGATTGAGCAGCCATCCCCGGTTCAGCGGCCGTCGACCCTCGTTCGTTCCGACGGGGCGCGCGTGAGACCACATTTGCCGCACGGAGGGAACCCGACGATGCGTGGACTGAAGCTCCTCCTCATCGTGCTCGTGATCGCTGTCTTGGTCGGTGTCTGGTCGCGGGACACCGCCGCCGCGGATTTCAAGACCGGCGACATGGTGGACAAGGACAGTTGGCAGAAGGCCGAAGCGCTCCTGCCGCCCGAAGTGCTGCGGCACTACAAGGACGGCGAGTACGCGAACAAGTTCATCGACTGGCCGATGGCGAAGACGGTCTTCCCGCCCGACTTCAAGGCGGCGTCGGACGCCAACGAAGGCAAGTTCACGACCAGCGCCGACGGGACCATCCTCGACAAGGCGACCGGCAAGCAGCCCCCCTACGTCTTCGGCGTCCCGTTCCCCACGATCGACGCGAAGGATCCCGCCGCGGCGGTGAAGATCGTGTGGGACCACTTCTATCGCAGCTGGTACTACGGCAACATCGTGGCCCAGTCGCAAGTGAACTGGGTCAGCCCTACCGGCCTCGAGCGGCGAGCCGACGTGAAGGCGGCCTTCGGCTACTACGACGGCGTCCCACAGGACGAGCTGCCCGGGGCGAACCCCGACAACTTCCTCTACCGCCAGCTCGCACTGGTGACCGGACCGGCGGACCTGAACGGCACCGCGGCGCTCACCTGGCGCTACCGCGATCCGGGCAAGCGCGACTCGACGTGGGCGTACGTGCCCGCGCTGCGACGCGTCCGTGCCACGTCGCCCGCCAATCGTTCGGACGGCTTCCTCGGATCCGACGTGAGTCAGGACGACGGTCAGTTCTTCGATGGGAAGGTCGAGGATTTCTCGTGGACGCTCGTCGGTCAAACCGATCAGCTCCGTCTCTCGGAAGAGACGAACTTGAAGGGACAGGCGAAGGCGGTCTGGGTCGAGGGCAAGGGCTGGGACACGGAATGGCCCGACCTCCCCTTCATCGGCTACATGGACCCGAGCTGGAAGGGCATCGCGTGGGCGCCGACCGCCGCCGCGTCCCTCTCCCTTCGTCGTCACTGGATCGTCGAGGGCGTGCCACGCGACACGTACTACCTGTTCGGCAAGATCCAGCTGTACATCGACACCGTGAGCTACCAGGGCGCGTGGAACCGCAAGTTCGGATGGAAGGGCGATCTGCTCGCGATCCATCAGGTGATGGCGTGGAACCCCATGCCGTTCACCCGGCCGGACGGCAAGGTCGATTACAACCAGGGGTCGAACCAGGCCTATCAGACGGTGGAGAACGTCAAGATGAACCGCGCCACGGTCGCCGGAATCAAGTCGAGCCCCACGGCCGGCTTCTACCTTCGCGGCAAGCTCGATCCCGCCCTCTACGACATCGACGCGCTCGCCCGATCCGGCAAATGAGAGCCGGTGCGATCGACTTCTCCGGCCAGGTGGCGATCGTCACCGGCGCTGGCCGGGGGCTCGGGCGTCTGTATGCGGTCGATCTGGCGCGGCGCGGTGCGGCGGTAGTGGTCAACGACCTCAGCGGCAGCATGTCCGGGAACGGCGCGGACCCAAGCGTCGCGGACCAGGTAGTCGCCGAGATCGAGGTCGCCGGTGGCGTCGCAATCGCCTCGCACGACTCGGTGGCCACCCCCGAGGGTGGCCAGGCGATCGTCGACGCCGCCGTCGATCGCTTCGGTCGCCTCGATGCCGACTAGCGCGCCCCGACCACCGTTCGCCGTCGGGAGAGTCTCAGTCCTGTCCGAAGCGGGCCACGAGGTGGGCGCGCTCGCCGTCCGGGTCGAGCCTGCGCGCCACCAGGTAGCCCGCGCCCATCCAGCCGCGTCGCATCCACTTCCCGAAGGAGATGTGGGTCCCGGGCGCCCCGGATGCGGCCGGGAGCATCTTCACTCGTTCCAGCGCTTCCTTGACGCCCCGGGGCGACAACGGATGCGCGTCGGCGAAGGCGTGGAGCAGCACGGTGGCGATGTCGCGGTTCACGACCGGGACGCAGTACTCCGGACGCCGGCCGTACCGCGCCGCGTACCGATCGAGGAACTCCTGGCCGAGACGATTGCCCGCGTCGTACTGGTCGATGCCGGTCCACCCGAGGATGGCGCTCCACATGACCGGGTGAAGCCACGCGTTCTGGAACGCGGTGCCCAGGTAGCGCGGCGGATCCCACTGGAGCTCCTGGAGCACCGGGTTGACGAACACGATGCCGAACCCGAACCCGCAGTGGACGAGCGCCTGCACCTTCGCCTGGTGCAGCGCTCGCACGGCGTTGCCGATGTCCTGCGCCGTCTGGGGGATGGTCTCCTCCGCGACGATGCGGATCCCCCGCGCGCGACAGGCGCCGCGGAACGCCTTCGCGTAGCTCTGGCCGACCAGCGACTGCTCCACCAGCACGCCGACGTCGGTGTGCCGGGCCTTGGCCAGAAGGTGCGCCCAGAAGATCGGCTCGTCGGTCATCGAACCCATCGAGAGGGAGAAGGTCCACTCGCCCAACCAGTCCTCGGCGCCGGTGACGCTGATCGCCGGCACCTGGAAGCGCCGTTCGATGGCTTCCTTCGTCGGCACGCAGTTGTCGGTGATCGCCGGACCGAACACCGCGAGGCAGCCTTCGTCGACGAGCTCGCCGTAGGCGTCGATCACCGCCTTCACCGTCCCCTTGGGCAGACCTTGAACTTCGCGGAAGACGATCTCGACCGGCCGATCGATGATCCCCTGCTGCCGGCCGTCGTCGAAGACGAGCTCGAAGGTCTGCTTCAGGTCGTCCCGCCTCTCCTTCGGGTAACCCTCGGGCAACACGAAATCGAACAGGTAGCCGAGCTTGATCGGCTCAGCGCTGCTTTCGTACGACACGTTGCCCCCCTTTCGATTCGCCGGCGAGGTAGGCGTCGATCATCTCGAACAGCCCCGCGCGAGCCAGCGCCGGGCGCCGCGCGAGGGCTCGCATGACCTCGGGGTCGACGCTCCCGGCAGCCAGCAGCGCGGCCTGCACGACGACGCAGCGAAGCTGGTCAGGTGGGCTGGCATCCGCATCGGCGAAGATCTTCACGCCGTCGGTCCACGGCCGCTCGCCCGGCTCGACCGGCGCCACCTCGATCAGTCGTCCCGCGATGGCCGATGCGATCAGGTGGAACCTTCCGAGCCCGGCCGATCGTGGTGAAGACCCAGCCATCGTTCCATCAGTACGGGCGGGCCGAGAACCGGGTCAACCCTCGCGGTCGATCCTGCTCCGTTCGATCTCTCACCGGCTACGAGCGGCGCCGGAAGCGCACCGGCAAGTCGTTCAAACCGCGGATGATGAAGGTTTCGATGTAGGAGAGTGCGCCCGGATCCACCAGCCGAATGTCGTCGAGCCGCGCGAGGAGTCGCTCGAAGCTGATGCGGGCCTCGGTGCGGGCGAGACTGGCGCCCGGACAGAAGTGCTCGCCGTGACCGAAGGCGATGTTGCGCCGGGCGTTGGAACGCCGTGGATCGAAGCGATCGGGGTCTTCGAAGACGCGTGGGTCGCGATTGGCCGCGCCGATCACCGCCATCGCGATGGACCCCGCGGGAATATGGACGCCGGCGAGGCTCGTATCGCGGAGGGCCAGGCGAAAGGACCCCTTGATGGGACCCTCGAGGCGCAGACACTCCTCGACGAAGTTCGCGATGACCTCGGGATCGCCACGGAGCTCGTCGGCAACTGCCGGCTGCTCGCAGAGGAATCGCATTCCCGCGGAGAGCAGGCGCGCCGTCGTCTCCTGCCCGGCGGCAAAGAGGACGGCGGCGAGGCGCACGACGTCGATCACCTCGGGGAGCTCTCCATCGGTGAACCGGACGCTGGCCAACCGGCCCATGACGTCGTCGCGCGGCGCAGCGCGTCGCTGCTCGATGTACTCGGCGAAATAGGGCGCCAGATTGGCGAACACCACGTCGCCACCCTGCCGTCCCTTGGGATCTCCGACCGTGCCCTTCTCGCCTCCGAGCCACCCGCGGAACTTCTCGTGGTCTTCGCGCGGGACCCCGAGCAGGTCGGCGATGACGAGCAGGGTGAAGGGCCTCGCGTAGGCCGCTGAAAATTCCACGGCGCCACGGTCGGCGAACTCGTCGATCAGCTCGTCGGCGAGGGCCAGGATGAAGTCCTCGTTCTGCTTGAGCCGATTGGGCGTGAACAGCCTGCCGGCCAGTCCACGATGCCGGGTGTGCTTGGGAGGATCGAGGGACATGAGCTGGTCGCCCAGCGGGATCTCGTGGCGCCGGCGCTCGACGACCTCGGCCCAGCTCTCGCCCTCCTCGGGCTGCGGCACGTCCACCAGCGGACCGAGCGGTCCGACGATCGCCGAGAAGCGTTCGTGGTCGGTGTAGACCTCGAGGATCTCGTCGATCCGCGAGAGCATGAAGACACCCTTGTGCGGCTCGCGCACCACCGGCCCGCGCTCGTGCAGCGCGCGGTAGTACGGAATCGGGTCCTGGAGGATCCCGGGGTCGGTGAAGAAGTCCCGCTCGAGCACGCTCATCGCGGTTGCTCTTATACTGGCGCGAAAGTAAGCTTCGCAAGGGCCGGAAACCCTATGAGCAAATGAGGAGAAGCACTGTGTCCCTTCCCGCTGAGCAGGTGCTGATCTCGGCCGACGACCATCTCGACATCCACGCGATGCCGCCCGACCTCTGGTCGTCAGGCTTGCCGACGCAGTGGCGCGAACGCGGCCCGCGGGTCGAGGACACGCCCGACGGGCCCTGGTGGTTCTGCAACGGTCAGCGCGTCTCGCCGAGCGGTCGCAAGGAGACCGGTTTCATCGCGGCGCACGACCACGGCCTTCGACCCGGGCAGCCGCAGACGCGCCTCGAGGACATGGACCGCGACGGCGTGCGCTCCCAGGTGGTCTACGGGCCGATGTGCACCCAGCTCCAGATCGACGACGCCGCGCTGCACGAGCAGGTCGCGCGGGTCTACAACGACTGGGCTGCCGAGTTTCAACGCAAGGCACCCGATCGCCTGATCCTGCTGCCGGACATCCCGTCGTACGATCCGCAGGCCGCGAAGCGGGAGCTCGAGCGCTGCGGGAAGCTCGGGCACAAGGGTGCGATCGTCAGCAACACGGTGGGTCGCGGCAAGCCGCTCTTCGCCGACGACTGGAAGGATTTCTGGGATGCCGCGGAAGAGATCGGCATCCCGATCCACGTGCACCTCTCGCCGGGAGGCCTCCACAGCCTGACCCCGAAGCTCGGCTCGTGGGAGATGCCCGCGGCCGTCGCCGTCGTCCCGATGCAGCTCGACGAGACGCTCGCCGGATTGATCTTCTCGGGCATTCTCGAGCAGCGCCCCCGCATCAGGTTCGTCATGGGCGAGGCGGGCCTGGGGTGGATCCCGTACGTGATCGAGCGGCTCGACCACGAGCTGCACAAGTACGGCCCGAAGATCCGGGACCACAAGCTCCAGATGCTGCCCAGCGAGATCTTCGCCCGTCAGGTGTTCACCACCTACGAGGACGAGAAGCTCGGCGTCGAGCTGATCCCACGCATCGGCGTCGACAACGTCATGTGGGCCTCGGACTACCCGCACGGCGACAGCACG contains these protein-coding regions:
- a CDS encoding DUF1329 domain-containing protein, which codes for MRGLKLLLIVLVIAVLVGVWSRDTAAADFKTGDMVDKDSWQKAEALLPPEVLRHYKDGEYANKFIDWPMAKTVFPPDFKAASDANEGKFTTSADGTILDKATGKQPPYVFGVPFPTIDAKDPAAAVKIVWDHFYRSWYYGNIVAQSQVNWVSPTGLERRADVKAAFGYYDGVPQDELPGANPDNFLYRQLALVTGPADLNGTAALTWRYRDPGKRDSTWAYVPALRRVRATSPANRSDGFLGSDVSQDDGQFFDGKVEDFSWTLVGQTDQLRLSEETNLKGQAKAVWVEGKGWDTEWPDLPFIGYMDPSWKGIAWAPTAAASLSLRRHWIVEGVPRDTYYLFGKIQLYIDTVSYQGAWNRKFGWKGDLLAIHQVMAWNPMPFTRPDGKVDYNQGSNQAYQTVENVKMNRATVAGIKSSPTAGFYLRGKLDPALYDIDALARSGK
- a CDS encoding ABC transporter substrate-binding protein — its product is MSYESSAEPIKLGYLFDFVLPEGYPKERRDDLKQTFELVFDDGRQQGIIDRPVEIVFREVQGLPKGTVKAVIDAYGELVDEGCLAVFGPAITDNCVPTKEAIERRFQVPAISVTGAEDWLGEWTFSLSMGSMTDEPIFWAHLLAKARHTDVGVLVEQSLVGQSYAKAFRGACRARGIRIVAEETIPQTAQDIGNAVRALHQAKVQALVHCGFGFGIVFVNPVLQELQWDPPRYLGTAFQNAWLHPVMWSAILGWTGIDQYDAGNRLGQEFLDRYAARYGRRPEYCVPVVNRDIATVLLHAFADAHPLSPRGVKEALERVKMLPAASGAPGTHISFGKWMRRGWMGAGYLVARRLDPDGERAHLVARFGQD
- a CDS encoding cytochrome P450; its protein translation is MSVLERDFFTDPGILQDPIPYYRALHERGPVVREPHKGVFMLSRIDEILEVYTDHERFSAIVGPLGPLVDVPQPEEGESWAEVVERRRHEIPLGDQLMSLDPPKHTRHRGLAGRLFTPNRLKQNEDFILALADELIDEFADRGAVEFSAAYARPFTLLVIADLLGVPREDHEKFRGWLGGEKGTVGDPKGRQGGDVVFANLAPYFAEYIEQRRAAPRDDVMGRLASVRFTDGELPEVIDVVRLAAVLFAAGQETTARLLSAGMRFLCEQPAVADELRGDPEVIANFVEECLRLEGPIKGSFRLALRDTSLAGVHIPAGSIAMAVIGAANRDPRVFEDPDRFDPRRSNARRNIAFGHGEHFCPGASLARTEARISFERLLARLDDIRLVDPGALSYIETFIIRGLNDLPVRFRRRS
- a CDS encoding amidohydrolase family protein gives rise to the protein MSLPAEQVLISADDHLDIHAMPPDLWSSGLPTQWRERGPRVEDTPDGPWWFCNGQRVSPSGRKETGFIAAHDHGLRPGQPQTRLEDMDRDGVRSQVVYGPMCTQLQIDDAALHEQVARVYNDWAAEFQRKAPDRLILLPDIPSYDPQAAKRELERCGKLGHKGAIVSNTVGRGKPLFADDWKDFWDAAEEIGIPIHVHLSPGGLHSLTPKLGSWEMPAAVAVVPMQLDETLAGLIFSGILEQRPRIRFVMGEAGLGWIPYVIERLDHELHKYGPKIRDHKLQMLPSEIFARQVFTTYEDEKLGVELIPRIGVDNVMWASDYPHGDSTWPHSRKALAESPLALHGTEVLRKVTCENAARVYGFHV